In one window of Tenrec ecaudatus isolate mTenEca1 chromosome 3, mTenEca1.hap1, whole genome shotgun sequence DNA:
- the PPID gene encoding peptidyl-prolyl cis-trans isomerase D encodes MSHPAPQTKPSNPSNPRVFFDVDIGGEQVGRIVLELFADIVPKTAENFRALCTGEKGIGPTTGKPLHLKGCPFHRIIKKFMIQGGDFSNQDGTGGESIYGEKFEDENFYYKHDQEGLLSMANAGPNTNGSQFFITTVPTPHLDGKHVVFGQVIKGMGVARMLENTEVKGEKPAKLCIIAECGELKEGDDWGIFPKDGSGDSHPDFPEDAEIDLKDVDKILLITEDIKNIGNTFFKSQNWEMAIKKYAKVLRYVEGSKAVIEKADRAKLQPIALSCVLNIGACKLKMSNWQGAVNSCLEALELDPANTKALYRRAQGWQGLKEYDQALADLKKAQEIAPEDKAIQAELLKVKQKIKAQKDKEKAAYAKMFA; translated from the exons ATGTCGCACCCGGCCCCCCAAACGAAGCCCTCCAACCCCAGCAACCCCCGAGTCTTCTTTGATGTGGACATCGGGGGGGAGCAAG TCGGTCGAATTGTGCTAGAGTTGTTTGCAGATATCGTCCCTAAAACTGCAGAAAATTTTCGTGCATTGTGTACTGGAGAGAAAGGCATTGGACCCACAACGGGAAAACCGCTCCATTTGAAAGGGTGCCCTTTCCATCGAA TTATTAAGAAGTTCATGATTCAGGGCGGAGACTTCTCCAATCAGGATGGGACAGGTGGAGAAAGTATTTATGGGGAAAAATTTGAAGATGAAAATTTCTATTACAAG CATGATCAGGAAGGTTTATTGAGCATGGCAAACGCAGGACCCAATACAAACGGTTCTCAGTTCTTTATCACAACAGTGCCAACTCCTCATTTGGATGGGAAGCATGTGGTGTTTGGCCAGGTCATTAAAGGAATGGGTGTGGCAAGGATGCTGGAAAATACAGAAGTGAAAGGTGAAAAACCTGCCAAA TTGTGCATTATTGCAGAATGTGGAGAATTGAAAGAAGGGGATGATTGGGGAATATTCCCCAAAGATGGCTCTGGTGACAGTCATCCAGATTTCCCTGAGGACGCCGAGATAGACTTGAAAGAT GTAGATAAAATTTTATTGATAACAGAGGACATAAAAAACATtggaaatactttttttaaatccCAGAACTGGGAAATGGCCATAAAGAAGTATGCCAAAGTTTTAAG GTATGTAGAAGGTTCAAAGGCTGTTATTGAGAAAGCAGATAGAGCTAAGCTACAACCTATAGCTTTAAGCTGTGTGCTGAATATTGGAGCTTGTAAACTAAAGATGTCCAATTGGCAGGGAGCCGTTAATAGCTGCTTGGAG GCCCTTGAACTAGATCCAGCAAATACTAAGGCACTGTACCGCAGAGCTCAAGGGTGGCAAGGATTAAAGGAGTATGATCAAGCACTG GCTGATCTCAAGAAAGCTCAGGAGATAGCACCTGAAGATAAAG CTATACAGGCCGAACTGCTGAAAGTCAAGCAAAAGATAAAGGCACAGAAAGACAAGGAGAAGGCAGCTTATGCCAAAATGTTTGCTTAA